The DNA window CCGTTGCAGGATCTCATGGAAAAACAACAACAACCAGTTTAATTGCTCATATTTTTACCGAGGCTGAACTTGATCCGACATATATTATTGGGGGCAGAATTTTAGGAATGGAAGATAAAAGTATTTTGGGTTCTAGTGACTATATTGTCGTCGAAGCAGATGAAAGTGACGCATCATTTTTACATCTAAATCCAGAGATATCAGTGTTAACAAATATTGATAATGATCATCTAGATTTTTATGAAAATAATCCAAAGAAAATAAGTGATACCTTTTTAAAGTTTCTCGAAAAACTACCATTTTTTGGTGTGGGGATTATTTGCACTGATGATCCAAAGTCAAAAAAACTTTATCAAAAACTTTCTAGAAGAAAAATATCATTTGGATTTGAACGAACTTCAGATTTTTCTATAAAAAATTATAAACAAACTAAATCTCATCAAGAATTTATATTGAAAGATAACATTAAGAAGTTTGAGTTTGATATAAAACTTAAAATTCCTGGTAAACATAATGCTCTAAATGCTACTGCTGCTTTTATTGTCGCTCAACAAGCAGGAATACAAACCAGTGTCATTAAGAATTCTTTAAAAAATTTTTCTGGTGTTTCTAGAAGATTTGAAGAAAAAGGTACTGTACAAATAAATGGGAAAGAGGTGTTAGTAGTTGATGATTATGGACATCATCCCACAGAAATAAAATCTACAATTCAAGCAGCCAAGTCAAAATATAAAGGCAAGCCAATAAATATGATTTTCCAACCTCATCGCTATTCTCGGTCATCAATATTGTTCAAGGAATTTATATCAGTACTTTCAGATACTGATTCTGTACAGTTAATGGATATTTACTCTGCAGGAGAAGCAAATACGTCGGGCATTTCTAGTTACGACTTTGTAGACTCTTTATTAAGAAAGAATATTGATGCTAAATATGCAAAAAATCTAAATCAAATAAGAAAGAACTTAAATGAAAGTATTAAAAAAGACAGTATTCTCATTATTCAGGGAGCTGGTAATGTTTCAGATATAACAGCATCTCTCATGGCTATTGAAAAAAAATGAAAAGAGTTGAAATTATTTATGGCGGAGCATCTAATGAAAAAGAAATTTCGTATCTTACAGCTAAATCAATTTATGAGCACATTGATACCGATTTATATAATCCAGGATTAACTGATTTATCTAAATTTGATCCAGATAATTTTGATAATGAAACTATTTTTTTTATAGCTGTGCATGGAGAAGGTGGTGAAGATGGAAAAATTCAGACACTACTAGAAAATAAAAAAAGAAAATTTACAGGATCTAGTTCAGAATCATGTATTTTAACCTGGGATAAAGTTGCAACAAAAAGAGCACTAATAGCAAATGACATCCTTACTCCTCAATTTAAATCTATAAAAAATAATGAACATTTTGATTTCAATGACAGCTTTTTTGCAGAGAATGAACACTATTTTGTAAAGCCAAATTTTAACGGTTCTAGCTACGGCATTTCAAAAGTTTCAGATAAAAAATTCAATGAGGCTTTAAAGGAAGCCAAAAATTACTCTACTGAAGTGATTATTGAAAAGAGTTTTAATGGACCTGAATACACAGTTGCTTTGTTGAAAGGGAAGCCTTTGACGCCATTGCAAATATTACATGACCCAATTAGAGGATTCTATGATTACGAGGCAAAATATAATTCACAAAATACTCTTAAAATAAAAATCGAAGACAAAAGTATCGTAAAACGATTGAAAGAAATTTCTGAAAAAGTTTTTGACTGTTTAAATTGCAAAACATGGGCAAGAGTAGATTTTGTTTCTGAAGGAGAAAAATTAGCTGTAATAGAAATTAACTCCGTACCAGGATTTACGGCTAAAAGTCTTTTTCCTTTGGCGGCAAAATATTCAGGTATAGAATATAAAGAACTTATAAGCTTGATCATTGAAGATTGTTAAATATTTAATTTTTTACCTACTTTTAATTTTGCTAATTTATTCTGTAAATTTGGCACTTCAAATAAATCAAACAAAGTTCAAAGTACATTTTTTATCACCTTATAACTGTACTTCTTGTGAAAAAGTTCTAAAAAATGCATTTTTCCAAAGTAGTGAATTTGAAATATTTTTAAAAAATATTTCTTGGATTAAAAAAGCTGAAAAAACATACACTTTTACAGGACAAGAATTTTTTGTTGAAGCAAAAAAGCCACTTTTTAAAATCTCCTCACACATTTATTACGATGAAAATTTCGAACCTTTTTTTTCTTTGCATGAACATAATAAGATTATTCTCAACATTCAAAACAAAGATTTACCATTAAGGGCAAAACAACAGGCAATTTTAATTTCAAACTCAGAATTAAAGGACAAAATTAAGAGTGTAATTTTTCACCAAACTGAAGGCTGGATATTAGATTTTAATGATTACAAAGTATTATTAGGGAAAAAAGAACTCCAAGCTAGATTAAAAAAAATAACTAAACTAACAAATAAATTAAATAAAAAAGA is part of the SAR86 cluster bacterium genome and encodes:
- the murC gene encoding UDP-N-acetylmuramate--L-alanine ligase produces the protein MKLSKIKYIHLIGIGGVGMVGIAELLLNQGYKISGSDLSESKNTLRLKKLGATVKIGHTKDNIKKADVVVFSSAVNKTNPEIMEAKKQGITLIPRAEMLASIMRGFQSIAVAGSHGKTTTTSLIAHIFTEAELDPTYIIGGRILGMEDKSILGSSDYIVVEADESDASFLHLNPEISVLTNIDNDHLDFYENNPKKISDTFLKFLEKLPFFGVGIICTDDPKSKKLYQKLSRRKISFGFERTSDFSIKNYKQTKSHQEFILKDNIKKFEFDIKLKIPGKHNALNATAAFIVAQQAGIQTSVIKNSLKNFSGVSRRFEEKGTVQINGKEVLVVDDYGHHPTEIKSTIQAAKSKYKGKPINMIFQPHRYSRSSILFKEFISVLSDTDSVQLMDIYSAGEANTSGISSYDFVDSLLRKNIDAKYAKNLNQIRKNLNESIKKDSILIIQGAGNVSDITASLMAIEKK
- a CDS encoding ATP-grasp domain-containing protein, which produces MKRVEIIYGGASNEKEISYLTAKSIYEHIDTDLYNPGLTDLSKFDPDNFDNETIFFIAVHGEGGEDGKIQTLLENKKRKFTGSSSESCILTWDKVATKRALIANDILTPQFKSIKNNEHFDFNDSFFAENEHYFVKPNFNGSSYGISKVSDKKFNEALKEAKNYSTEVIIEKSFNGPEYTVALLKGKPLTPLQILHDPIRGFYDYEAKYNSQNTLKIKIEDKSIVKRLKEISEKVFDCLNCKTWARVDFVSEGEKLAVIEINSVPGFTAKSLFPLAAKYSGIEYKELISLIIEDC